The Silvibacterium dinghuense DNA window AGGTACCGACTTCGATAGCACGGCGCAGATCGCGGTGCGTCGCCGCCAGCACGCGGACATTCAGCTTCACCGTCTTGCGGCTGCCCAGCGGCTGCACCTCGCCATCCTGCAGCACCTGCAGCAGCTTGGCCTGGAGGCGGATATCCATATCGCCGATTTCGTCGAGCAGAATCGTGCCGCCCTGGGCGATCTCGAACTTGCCCGGCTTGTCGACCGCGGCTCCAGTAAATGCGCCCTTCTCATAGCCGAAGAGCTCGCTCTCGACCAGCTCCGAAGGAAGCGCGGCGCAATTCAACTTGAGAAACGGCTTGTTCGCACGCGGAGAATAAGCGCAAAGACGCCGCGCCATTACTTCCTTGCCAACACCCGTTTCGCCGTGCAGAAGCACCGGCACATCGGCCATGCCCACGCGCATCAAGAAGGGAGTAGTAAAAACCGTCGGACCGTTCTCATCGGCTTCCGCGTCAAGATCGACCTCTGAGTCCTCCTCTTTGCTGCCCATCTGCGCATCCGCGGCGCCCACCGCATCTTGCACCACATGGAGCAGCTCCTGCGGTCCGATGGAGCGATGCAGAATCCGGATGTTGGCATGCGGAGTCTGTCCGTCAAAGACCGTACCCCGCGCCTTGTCCGCCAGCAGAATGACCTGCAGATACGGGCGGAAGGAGCAGATCTCCGTCAGCGTGAAAGCATCCTGCTGCCGGCGCAGCACCATGTGAAAGACCACAACAGAGGCCGTGCAGGCGGGATCGCGAAGATACAGGAGCGCTTCCGGGATATCTTTGACAACAAAAACGCTGTGGCTCTGGTCCTCGAGGCGACGCGTGAGCGGGGCGTGCAGTTCCTGCTGATCGGCGACCAGAACGATGGTGCTAGGCATGCGAATACGGCGACTTTCTGCGTAAGGATTCCGGCGTGGTCGGGGGAAATGCGTGCCTCGCCGTTGCGCTCAATAATTTATTGCTATCTTGCCAGAAATATTCCAATTACCCGTGAGCCTTTTGCACGGATTTGAACCCAAGGTAATGGAGGCGTGAAAGCACTGATCGCAGACAAGAGCAACTGAACGATCAAGGATCTAAACCTGACAGTAATGAAGTTCGCCGGGCGTATCAACAAGAATTCGCCTACTCAT harbors:
- a CDS encoding sigma-54 interaction domain-containing protein, with the protein product MPSTIVLVADQQELHAPLTRRLEDQSHSVFVVKDIPEALLYLRDPACTASVVVFHMVLRRQQDAFTLTEICSFRPYLQVILLADKARGTVFDGQTPHANIRILHRSIGPQELLHVVQDAVGAADAQMGSKEEDSEVDLDAEADENGPTVFTTPFLMRVGMADVPVLLHGETGVGKEVMARRLCAYSPRANKPFLKLNCAALPSELVESELFGYEKGAFTGAAVDKPGKFEIAQGGTILLDEIGDMDIRLQAKLLQVLQDGEVQPLGSRKTVKLNVRVLAATHRDLRRAIEVGTFREDLYYRLNVVNIIIPPLRERRDEIIPLAEKLLKRHMRPGMVEPVLSEPFKELMLQYDWPGNVRELENLMRRLLVYQSEKMIFGDLERAIEHSRTKARPVLPVAVETAEPVAAAAPQVAPAIASITDLAEVARQAEAKLLLEALEHTHWNRRQAAARLNLDYKAFLYKLQKLGLVGKKDKTTVPQTV